CCCGCTGTGCAAGGCTCTGCCACGACACAAGCACAAGATGCCGAAACAGGCAGCTGGTCGCGTCCGTATGACCGAGTTCCATGTCGTTAGAGCATTCCCATCGTTTTGGCCATAGGCATCGCCGAAAAGATGCCAGTATCGCCAAAATTGTCTGCAGTAGCTGTGTGGGCAGGTCACGAGAACAACGGCTGGCCGCGCCGCTGGAACAGCTGGAACTTGTGACACAGGTTAGGAGACTGCATCTGGGTAAGGCTATtagttctgtctcttcaggaGAAAAGATGGCATTTTTCGAGTGAAATGTGAGACAGCTACCGTTTCGTGGCGTAACAGGGTGTCTGTGCATGAAGCTGCCGTGTCACTGTCAGACTAACTAAGTGACATCCACAGTCTGGTTGCCCCTGTCGCTGTCCTCCAATTGAAACAGGATCCGCTCATGAACCCACATAATCTCCACAGCTTACTCGCCACCATTTGATGCACTCAGTCAGTTGCACGTAATCCGTCGGGCCAGCGAGCTCGTGCCTTGGAGTACACGCAGTATCTCGTTTTTCTGACATACACATGTCTACGATAGCAGACGCGTTCGGCTGGCTGCCTTGTGACTATGTGACAGGACACTGCAGAAGACCCTCAGTTCTCCCGAGGCCTCAAGGAAAAAGGCATACCCTTAACTACTAATCATGACGTCCTCATGCAGACGAACGAGGAGCAGGGTCCTTGAACGCTACTTAGCCTGGGAGCGTTTTCTCGTGTCAAGGGCAGGACAAAGAAACGTGCACTCTCTTGTACTGGAGAGACTCCGTTCCTCCACAACGCCTCCACATTTATTTAACCGTCTAGATGCAATCTATATCATGACGCAAACATCTGGGAAAGCGCAACTAAGCAGCATTGACGAAATCCAGAAATTACTTCCTGTGCTGTTCCGGACAGCCGTGTACAGGCGGCACGACCAGCAGATCTACTGACAAAGGGCTCAGAGCTTCTGAGCATTCTTCGGTCATCATTCGCCCTGTTTCTCGCGTGAGTACCGTTAAACATACTTATTGGAGTTTGGGCACCAGGTGGCTGCTCAGCACTGCTCTGCGCTAGGTGATGGTCCCACCCAGGAGGTATGTGACATTAGAGGCGAGTGATTTTCACAGGAGACGCCAAACTGAGCACAAACTGAGAGAAATGAACATTCGTCCGCCAGTGCACACACAGCCATCGAAACACAAGCACGaacttgtttcttctccgccgccaCTTCCGCACACTCTCCGCTTTGATCAGAGTTTGTGGGCGTCCAAATGTCGCCACTGTCTACGCATACATGGGAGCTGCGAAACTGTAGGCGGTTTGCTAAGATAGACCCAAGTGTCTTGGCCAATTTTCCCCTGCACCTCGAGGTACGAtccaaaagaaaaaaactctctgcttcgtctggcGAGTGCGTTGACACACTTTATACTAGCCCCTCACCGCTCTATAGCCCCACGTGCGTGAATGACCAACGTCACCGGCGACACGGTCATTGCGCCTGGGATGCCGTTACTCGTGAAAAATCAGAACACCCAAGAAGGAAGAATAGGCTTCTTCGGTGGCatcttctcggcttcgtgCATTCCCAGTGAGGCGGGACGTGATATGCCACGAGGCAGAGAATGTAGCTGTCGTAGACGCCACTAGGGGCACCGGACTACGCGCGCGCCGTATGTCTTCTTAATCATTCATGCACGGTGCGCGGATGCACCGCGGTGCATAGAACTGTTTTTGTTTTTAATTTAAAAGTACTTCGCCAAAAGAGTCATCATCGGGTAAGGAAAAGTTATCAGCAGCCACGACATTCCGCAACACAGAATATGCAAGAAACAATTCGGCGTCTTGTACGACTCGAAGGTCACCTGCCGAATCCCTCTTAGATATGGCCGCATCGCTTTGTTGCTCTTCAAGGGTCTAGGGGACGTCGGCGACATAGATCGCCGattctgcgtctgtctgtaTAACTACAGGCTCTTGCTCAGCCTGCATCTTTGCCGCTGTTCCTACGTCCGAGGCGTGTTACGGGGTAGACGATCCCATCCGATGATGGGATTTCTAGCCCCGACTCTGGTGTTTTGTTTTAGCTCTGCGAATAGATGAGGACTCTAAATTCCCTTTCGGTGATTTCATACTTCGTAAAGCTATAGAGCAGCTGAAAAGTGGATTGAATAGTGAGTTCCGCAGCTCCTGACAAAGTCGCGGACATCGCATGCTGTGTCAGTCTTTTAGCAGCCTTCCTACAATGGCTCCATGCTAAATGAGCACCTAGTGCTTGAAATGCGGCAGTCGATCTTTCATGCTGTGGGTTGGCCTATTGTGTGTCCGAAAGCAATTTCCACCATTTTGCTTCGACGTCCGAGAGAATGTTCATGGAAGAAGACTTCCACTTTTGCAGGGCGGTCAAAGACATAATGGCACGCACCTGATCCGCGGCTGGAGGAGGGGTTTCGACAGGCGGGTCTAAACCCTTGTCAGTGTCGGGTTTGAATCCTTTGTCAATGAGGGTTCGTGGTGTATCCACCGGCATCGACAAATGCGGCAGAATAACAGTCAATTCTGGGATGCATCAGAACATGGCATGGGCCTCCATAAGAACAGCGCTTCTGGAACAACCATGTTGGCCCTCAACATCAATGCTTTCCAACATCTGAGAGACGGCGGACTCTCCGGCCGCAACTTTTTTAGCACCCGCACTTCTCGGCGTTGAAGCTGCGCCACGTGAGCCGCTCCCCCGCCCATATCCGCATCTGTCAATTTATTTGTCATCTGCACTCAATGACTATTCTGTGTCACCTTTTACAAGGCCTCGAGCCGAGAAGCAGTGTCTAACTTTAGGAGCGCCGACCACGACAGTATATGGTGCACCTCTGCCGGGATCGCCTCACCGACAAACTCCTCCATCAATGGTATCTGTGACCATGCTTCCGCATCAGACGATGACTGTCGCATtttccgtcgcttctggTGGTTCGAAAACCGTGCACACAATTTGGTTCGCAGACTCGGAACAGTTATGTCAAAATCcacagatgaagaagaggacagccTCTCTCGTAACCCCATCTACCTTTTTCCGGACACACGATCAGAACTAGGTCCCCCGGTCCTTCCACTGACACCAGCAGACCTTGCAGTCCCTTTAGAAGTATCGTGGACACGCTCGGCTCTCGCCCGTCTGGCAGCGAGATATGTGCgttgtcgctctctgccgcgTGTCTGCGTCGCTACCTGCTCTTCAGTGCTTGGTGACAGACTGACGCAGCCTCAGACAGCACCGGCAGTtctgtcctctgtctccgcttcttctgctttcgtTCGCTTATCGCTCATGAAGTCTTCGGTCTTGCTCCGGCTCGCAAACCTTCCCGCTGTGAGGCGGCGTCACTGCCCTCCTCGTCCGCCTCAGCGACCTTCACCGTCTCACCCAccacttcagtctctccGCCGTGTTCTCCTGTATGCTGTGCCCCAGCCCGCGGTCCCGCGGTGGCGGCCTCTCCATCCTCATCTCCCTTTGCATCCCTTCCGCCTTCATCAGTGCCTGCTTTGTTTTTGTCGGATGCGGCCAACGGTCCCGCCCTTCCCCCTTCTGAGTCTACAGCTGACCTCGGGGCTTCTCCGGTTGTCGTCTGTCCTGTCTGTGGCGCAACACTAgcacctttcttcttccgccttcctccACTCGACTTCTGTCGCTTACTGACCTGCTTCTCACGAGCTGCTGTTTCAGACCggctcttgtctctgtcttcggaCCCAGATCCAATACCCCCTGAGTCATGCTGCAGGGCATCTCCAGTCTCAGTCGCCCCAGCTGATCCTGGACCTTCACCTCCTCTGCCACCACCGTGCACACCCCTGTCCTCACCGTCCTTTTGcggttctgcttctttcggAACCCCACCCGTCGCCTCACTCGTCACCCCTGCATCAGTAACGTCTCCGACAGTCTCTTCAATCGCCCGCCTGCCcctgtcttttttcgccttcttcttccccgcctTTTCACCAGTCGATCCTTTGCCTGAGTCACTGCTCAAGCCGCCATCTCCTTGTTTCACCTCTTTTCCCCTCGCCTCGCGACCGTCCACCGgtttgctctccttcttcgcctcctccctttgatccctctccttcttcgccttcttctcctgctcctctttcttcttctccccgccaCCGCTCGACGACCCCTTACCCTTCTTCCGCTTGTCGTCGTCCCGCTCGTCGTCGCCAGGCCGGCGCCCTCCCCCTCCAGCACCCCCCAGTGGCCCTCCGCTAGCACCGGGTTGCCCTGCATCCTCGCCCTGTCCTTTGACGTCCTTCGACGGCTCTCCACCATCGCGTTTCTCAGACCCTGATGGCGTCCCTCCCTGACTGGCGCCCCGTTGCACGGGCGTTCCTGAGGCGCCAAAACCCACTTTTGATATCTGTGGCAGCGGAGGCTTTGGTGGAGGCCTAGAGGGGAGGCTTGGTCTCGCGCCTGCTCTCCTATGAGAAGCTGAACGATCGATGCTTTCGAAGTGGTTGGTGGGCCTTCGTCCTGGCACTCGAGGTCCACTGGGATAATGGTGTCGCTCACCTGAGGCGTCTCGGCTAGTGGCGGACTGTCGACGGGCAGACGACGGTTTCTGATGTCGTGGCACAGCCACTGCGTTCCCCAGTTGTTGTCGTCCTGCCGCTCTGTGCTTCGGAGGTTCCGGCTGCGTCCGCGAAGGATGTGTCAGGACATCAC
This window of the Toxoplasma gondii ME49 chromosome VI, whole genome shotgun sequence genome carries:
- a CDS encoding Toxoplasma gondii family E protein (encoded by transcript TGME49_240360) codes for the protein MKHLSAPNGKAATRCEDADGATGRQTDKRSYSDVLTHPSRTQPEPPKHRAAGRQQLGNAVAVPRHQKPSSARRQSATSRDASGERHHYPSGPRVPGRRPTNHFESIDRSASHRRAGARPSLPSRPPPKPPLPQISKVGFGASGTPVQRGASQGGTPSGSEKRDGGEPSKDVKGQGEDAGQPGASGGPLGGAGGGGRRPGDDERDDDKRKKGKGSSSGGGEKKKEEQEKKAKKERDQREEAKKESKPVDGREARGKEVKQGDGGLSSDSGKGSTGEKAGKKKAKKDRGRRAIEETVGDVTDAGVTSEATGGVPKEAEPQKDGEDRGVHGGGRGGEGPGSAGATETGDALQHDSGGIGSGSEDRDKSRSETAAREKQVSKRQKSSGGRRKKKGASVAPQTGQTTTGEAPRSAVDSEGGRAGPLAASDKNKAGTDEGGRDAKGDEDGEAATAGPRAGAQHTGEHGGETEVVGETVKVAEADEEGSDAASQREGLRAGARPKTS